From the genome of Prionailurus bengalensis isolate Pbe53 chromosome D1, Fcat_Pben_1.1_paternal_pri, whole genome shotgun sequence:
ACGGACGCTGCTGGCTTTCTGTATGTCTAATGTCTCTAGTGTAGATGCAGAGAAGTAAAACCGCTTTTCTCTAAGTGAAGATTTTGCATATTTCCCTAATTCACCTTTGAGGACAGTCAGCCCTATGAAGGCAAACGTGAAGAATGTTGACTTTTGTTCATTTCCTAAATGGGGGACCCTAATGGAAACCTAGAAGAggtgtgcatgagagagagagggaggcagggagagggagaggaagagggaggaagggagggagagagagggggagagaggaagagaggagagagaaggagagaaggggcttTCTAATAGTTTGGTTCTGGTAGATACAGTGTGCGTTATCACTTCGTTTTACGGCTGAGGACACGGAGGCTGAAGGCTAAGAGCTGAGTCCACCTAAGTCCTGCCTGTGCGGCCCACCGCGGGCCCCACCCTCACAGGGCCCGGCACATCCTCCTGGCCCTGGACTCCAGAGCTGGCTCGGTCTCTTCCCTCCCAGTCCAGGACATCAACATCTCCCTGTGGCGCTTGCCAGAAAAGGTGAAGCTCGACAAGACTATCTTCATGAACCAGGGCGAGTGGGAGCTCCTGGGGGTGCTGACCCAGTTTCGCGAGTTCAGCATGGAAAGCAGCGGCTGTTACGCAGAGATGAAGTTCTTCGTGAGTGGCCCTGGTGACAGACGCGGGGGAAATGATAGCTAGAACTGCTGGGCGTCATCCCCAGGGAGACTTCAGGAGGCATGTGGGGAAGACCATCTATAGCCCTTCTCCCAGCTCCAGGTCACACACATGCGTGGGACCTTCAGGGCAGCAGATGGGGAAGCTCAGGGGAGTTGTCACTTCCTCGTCCTCTGCAGCCACCGGCCTCAATCCAGAGGCCGGATGTGAGGTCTGTCCGGTTCTTCCTCTTCCAGCAGGGCCAGGCCGGAAGCTCCATGAAGCGAGGGGTCCATGATGGGCTGGGCGGTCCTGGGTGCAGGACCTGTGTGCCCCGGGTTTCCCCCAGCTCCTGTCCTGGTCCTAGGTGGTCATCCGCCGGAGGCCCCTGTTCTACACAGTCAGCCTGCTGCTGCCCAGCATCTTCCTCATGTTCATGGACATCGTGGGCTTCTACCTGCCTCCGGACAGTGGCGAGAGGGTCTCCTTTAAGATCACACTCCTCCTGGGCTATTCTGTCTTCCTGATCATCGTGTCGGACACGCTGCCGGCCACAGCCATTGGCACTCCCCTCATTGGTAAAGCCCGCTCCAGGGGAAGAGCACAgtgtggttgggggtgggggtgggcgggggctgAAGAACCGGCGCCCTCCCACCTGCTGTGTGTCCCCCGACCTTCCCCGCGTGCACAGGTGTCTACTTCGTCGTGTGCATGGCGCTGCTGGTGGTGAGCTTGGCTGAGACCATCCTCATCGTGCGGCTGGTACACAAGCAAGACCTGCAGCAGCCCGTACCCGCCTGGCTGCGGCACCTGGTCCTGGACCGGGTGGCCCTGCTCCTTTGCCTAGGGGAGCAAACAGCTTCCCGACGGCCCCCGGCCACCCCCCGAGCCGCCAAGACCGATGACTGCTCAGGTGAAGAGGGAAAGGGGGCGTCCCACACGGAGGGCCTGGGGGTGCGGACGTGGTGGAGAGTCTCTGGCTGGCGAGTCTGACCGGGGCTGGGAACTGAGTGCCACCCTGCACCTGGCACCCCGTGCCGGGTCTCACTGGGAGGCAGCAGAGTTCAGCCAAAGTCATCAGTGGACCCTTTCTGCACCTTCACCTCCCCTCATCAGTCCGGGTGTGGAGAGAGACGGGGCGAAGTGAGAGGCTGAGCCTGTCAGGAGCTGGGAAGGACTTGCCTTTCTCTGAGATGGACCCAAAAGGGGGTCAAACAGGTGCCCCTCCAGCAGTTATGGGTCCCCTTACCTCACATGGCTAAGTGTGCAGCCGGGATTTCTAAAACTCTGCATTCAGTCAGCCCAGAGACCAAGTCCCCTTCGAATTTCAAACACCTACGACAGAGAGACAGGGGTGCAGGGGACAGTAAACGTGAAGCTCGTTCTCCCTGACAAATTGTTTCAGCTACATTcgttgctggtggtggtggtagtcGTGGTTTGTTGatgtatttgttgagcactttgAGGCAGGCACGTGCGCTTTCTGTGCGTGATCCCAGGCCATCCGCAGGCCCCATAATAGGATTGTCATCCTCATTTGTCAAGTGAGGAAACAGGCATAAGGCCAACTAGCTTGCCTTAAGTCACAGAGCCAAGGTACTGGTGGACTGGTCTGAACCCAGGCCCAGCTGACGCTCTGCTTGTATTTTTCACCacccctctctgtcctcccttctgGCGAGAGCTAGGCCTTTTACAGGAGATGCATGGTTAATCTAAGACCACCTCATCGTGAACTGATGAATGAGTACTCCAGCCTAAGGCCCAATTTCACTGCTCACCTATGAGGTAGCCATAGCTGAAGGTGTATTTTCTGGTACAAAGGTACTTGGACTGGAGTCAAGGAGAGGGCAGCAAGTCCATATGGCATAGCAGAGACAGCAGTGGAGTCACAGTCCACATACCTTCAGCCTTGGTGGCCTCACTTTTAGATGATGCtccagctgtgtgaccacaggctagtcacttaacctctctgagctttagcaCTTCCATATAAAAAGTCCAAATAGTAATCACTCCTACTCTGCCTCTCTCGTGGGGCTATTGTGAGGCTCAAGTGAAATAATAGATATCAAATTGCTGCAGGAAACccaggtgtttaaaaaaatgcgtgggaaaaataaacaccaaattcaTATCTTAGTGACCTGGGGACAGATTGGAGGATGTGACTAAGGAGGGGTATGCAGGAATCTTTAACCGTGTTGCTTTCTTTGTTCGCTCAAGTGAGACGTTGGGTACACAAATAGGTAAGTTCACATCTATACTGTTTATGTCTGGAATTCATAATAACAATTTCTGCAAGCCACAGGCACAGAAGGGACAGTGGTCGTGCCATTCTGCCAGGCTTCCCTCCTCTGCCAATGCTGTGCCCTTTTTCCAGACGTGGGGAACCACTGCAGCCATTTGAGAGGACCCCAGGACTTGGAGAAGACCCCAAGGGGCCGAGgcagcccccccccaccaccgcgGGAGGCCTCCCTGGCAGTGTGCGGGCTGCTGCAGGAGCTGTCCTCCATCAGGCATTTCCTGGAGAAGAGGGACGAGAGCCGAGAGGTGGCCCGGGAATGGCTGCATGTGGGCTCCGTGCTGGACGGGCTGCTCTTCCGCATCTACCTGGTGGCAGTGCTGGCCTACAGCATCACCCTGGTTACTCTGTGGTCCATCTGGCAGTATTCTTGAGTAGGCACAGCCCAGTGGGGGTGTTTTGAGGGAGGGGTGGTAAGGCACTGGTTAGAATGGGGATTGAGGATTTCAGGGCCCAGCAGATGCCAGGGATGTTTTCAAGACCCTGTCCAATGCCAGTAATTCTGAAGCAGGGCCTTAACCCTTCCCAAAAAGCTTGATGTTCAAGACTcttgtacccccccccccacccaacttaTCATGGCTTTAAAACATGCTGTCTTTGATCTAGAAAAACCCATGCATTCCCTAACTTCATTCTATTTATCTGTGTATCAAGCCTTGATTTCCCCATTGTCACTTCCCTGAATAAGGCACTTTGAAATTCCGCTCCTCCCCCTTTAGCCTTGTTTTTAGATACAAAGCAAACCAACTCTCTACTGCACATGGCTGGTAACACTGCATTAGGTTTATTCAACCGTAATGTTCTCCTTCTTCACCTCACCTGTAGCCACTTCCCTGAACACTCATGTTCCATTGGATGATGGTGGGGTAGGG
Proteins encoded in this window:
- the HTR3A gene encoding 5-hydroxytryptamine receptor 3A isoform X1 — protein: MLSWVPRVLLALLLPTLLAHGQARRREHPQAQNTSRPALLRLSDYLLANYQKGVRPVRDWRKPTTVSIDVIVYAILSVDEKNQVLTTYIWYRQYWTDEFLQWNPEDFDNITKLSIPTESIWVPDILINEFVDVGKSPSIPYVYVGHHGEVQNYKPLQVVTACSLDIYNFPFDVQNCSLTFTSWLHTIQDINISLWRLPEKVKLDKTIFMNQGEWELLGVLTQFREFSMESSGCYAEMKFFVVIRRRPLFYTVSLLLPSIFLMFMDIVGFYLPPDSGERVSFKITLLLGYSVFLIIVSDTLPATAIGTPLIGVYFVVCMALLVVSLAETILIVRLVHKQDLQQPVPAWLRHLVLDRVALLLCLGEQTASRRPPATPRAAKTDDCSDVGNHCSHLRGPQDLEKTPRGRGSPPPPPREASLAVCGLLQELSSIRHFLEKRDESREVAREWLHVGSVLDGLLFRIYLVAVLAYSITLVTLWSIWQYS
- the HTR3A gene encoding 5-hydroxytryptamine receptor 3A isoform X2; this translates as MDKDEKNQVLTTYIWYRQYWTDEFLQWNPEDFDNITKLSIPTESIWVPDILINEFVDVGKSPSIPYVYVGHHGEVQNYKPLQVVTACSLDIYNFPFDVQNCSLTFTSWLHTIQDINISLWRLPEKVKLDKTIFMNQGEWELLGVLTQFREFSMESSGCYAEMKFFVVIRRRPLFYTVSLLLPSIFLMFMDIVGFYLPPDSGERVSFKITLLLGYSVFLIIVSDTLPATAIGTPLIGVYFVVCMALLVVSLAETILIVRLVHKQDLQQPVPAWLRHLVLDRVALLLCLGEQTASRRPPATPRAAKTDDCSDVGNHCSHLRGPQDLEKTPRGRGSPPPPPREASLAVCGLLQELSSIRHFLEKRDESREVAREWLHVGSVLDGLLFRIYLVAVLAYSITLVTLWSIWQYS